ACAGTTGGTTCCACGCATACTCCGGCAGCGATCCGAATGGCAAACTGCTGAACGCCTACTCGGCGCAAGGAACCAGCATCACCTTCTCCGGCGTGCCCGCCAACTACCAGGGCGGCGGCTACTCGGTGATCGTGTATTACGGACAAAACGGCAGCAGCCAGGCTCAGGTCTCGATCACCGGATCCGTGGACGATCTCGCCCAGCGCATGATCCGGGCCGGAGCACCGGAGACCTCCAGCGCGTGGGCATCCATCGGCTATGTGATGGAAACGGGCTCCCTCAACGGCCCGACGAACGTGACGGTCTTCACCGGGCTCAATGATCCGAACTTCACCGTGGCGATCACCAATCCGAACGGTCCATTCAACAATACCGGCATCTGCGCCGTGCAGATCGTGCGTGGCCAAGTCGAGACCGGCAGCGCCTACGAAACGTGGGCCGGTGCGAAGGGCCTCACCGGTGGCGATGCGTCATTCGACGCTGACCCCGATGACGACGGCCTGGCCAACGGGCTGGAATTCATCCTCGGTGGTGAGCCGAATCCCGCCAACTCCGGCGCGGCCTCGCTGGCGATGCTGCCGGTGATCGCCGACTCCGGCACCTCGGTGACCTTCACCTTCACCCGCACCCACGAGTCATCGGGAGTCGAGCCAATCGTGGAGTTCAATAATGATCTCGGAAGCGAGTGGACCATCGCGAATGGCTCGAATTCCTCCACGTCCATCACTCCGGGTGCCAACGCCGATACCGTCACCGTGACCATTCCGAAAGTTTCCGCCCCCAGGCTGTTCGTCCGGCTGCGCGTTGAGGGACCCTGAGCTTCGAACGCGATCCAGACGAGGCATCGACCGGTCCCGCACGACCTCTCCCGGGACCGGTCGATCGCAGCCGCCGTTTCACACCATCCGGCTATCCAAGCACCCATGATCTCCACCTCTCATCGCCCGTCGGTTTCTCTCCGCGCCGCCCTCTTGCCCATCGTCGCCGCCATCGTGCCGCTCACCTCCTTCGCCGAGGAAGCTCGTCCGGCTGCCGCTGGCATCCATCTCATCCCTCCGGTCAAAACGCTCGTCCCCGCGCAAGGCGAGTTCGCGCTCTCTCCTGCCACCCGCATCGTCTGCTCCAATCCGGAGCTCTCACCACTGGCTGCAATCCTCTCCCGCGAGATCTCCACGCTTTGCGGCATCACGCCCGCGGCATCCGCCATGCCATCGCGGGCCGGGGACATCTCGCTACATCTCGATCCCGCGCTGAAGGGCGAGGCCTACACCGTGAAGATCGACGAGCAGGCCGAGATCCGCGCCGGCAACTATCAGGCGCTCGCTTCCGCGACCGTGACGCTGCTGCAACTCCTGCGCCACGAGGAACCGGGCAAGGCGTCCCTGCCCCGCGTGCAGATCTCCGACCAGCCGGACCTCGCCTTCCGCTCCGCGATGATCGACCTCGGGCGGAAATACCACAGCGTCGGCGGCATCAAGCAGGTTGTGCAGCTTTGCCGCTTCTACAAGATCCGCTACCTGCACCTCCACCTGTCGGATGACCAGCTCTTCATGTTCCCATCGAAGCGCTTCTCGAAGGCGGGCAAGACGAATGCTGAGTTCGCGCGCTTCGAGCCCGCCGCCCAGGAAAAGAGCGAGCCCTACAGCCGGGAGGAACTCGTCGATTTGGACCGCTTCGCGCGAGAACACGGGGTGCTCATCATTCCCGAGATCGACCTGCCCGGCCACTCGGGCCGGCTGATCGCCAACGAGCCACGCGACTTCGCGATGCCTGGCAACGGCTCCACCGTCCACATCGCAAATCCGAAGACCTGCGAGGCGGTCGAGGCGCTGCTGAATGAAGTGATGGACGTCTTCCAGAGCGGACCCTACGTCCACATCGGTGCGGACGAGGTGAGCCTCGCGGGCCTGGAGGAGACACCGGAGTATCGCGACGCGCTCAAGAAGGACCCAACCCTGAAGACACCGCACGATCTCTACTGCAAGTTCGTCAATCACCTGCACTCCATCGTCACGAAGCGCGGGAAGAAGACCCTCGTCTGGGAAGAAGGCTGGAATCCCGGAGGTCCCTACCCCTTGCCAAAGGACGCGGTGGTAGTGGTGTGGTCGCAGGGGCGCAACCCGGTGGACATCGCGAGCAGCGGCTACTCAATCGTCAATACCACGTGGACGCCGCTCTACATCGTCCGCGACAACAAGAAGTCGCCCGAATTTCTCCACGCGTGGAATCCCAGCCTCTTCGGTCGGGAGAACTCAGAGGAATACACGCATCTCGAGGACACCTCGAAGCTCATCGGCGCACAGCTCACCTCTTGGGAGAATTCGGAAGCCATCGAGATCCAGAGCATGCGCGAGCGGCTCGCGATCGTCGCCGAGCGTTGCTGGGACCGGAGCGGCGCGACAGGCGACTACGCGTCCTTCCGCCAACGCTGGGAGAAGACCGACGCAAAGCTGGACCTCATCGTCCACCCCATCGCCATGGAGGTGGATGGGAAATTCACCCGCGACGAGAACACCTTCAGCGAGCCGATCACCGTCCGGCTCACCTCGCGGAAGGAGGGCTTCACGATCCGCTACACGCTCGACAACACCTTGCCGAATTCCGGGTGGAAGGACTACGAAGCGCCCTTGGCCATCGACCGCACCGTCTTCCTCCGGGCCGGTCTCTTCGACCGCCGCGGCAAGCAGACCGGCCCCCTGCTCGGCGCGTGGTTCCGCAGCGAAGCCGATGCGAAGCGCTGAATCGACCTGCATCCCCTCCACGTGATGGTCACGCTCAAACAATCCGCCCTCTGGGCCATGGCGCTCGCCGCCCTTCCGATATCGCACTCTGCCGCCCAGGAGAAGGAACGCACCGAGGAGAGGAAGGGCAAGCATGTCTCGGTCAGCTTCCGCAAGGACGACTGGGCGCTCCTCGGAGAACGCAAGGACTTCATCCCCTTCCTCGACTCCACCTACCTGACGATGGCCGAGCTCACGAACCATCGCCCGCCGATGACGCTGCGCGGCTATCGCGATCTCGGTGCGTGGGGCACGGCGGGACTCGACGGCGTGAACATCGACTGGAACTTCGTGCCGGGTCTCCTCACCGACTTCACGAAGGACAAGGTGGAATTCGGCGTGCTGCACGAGATGGGCCACGTCTTCGACGCCCGCAACCACGGCAGATGGTACATCACCCCCAGCGCCGGCGGCGAGACCTTCGCGAACATCAAGCTCTCCTATGCCGTGGAGTGTCTTCTCACGGATGAGGCACCGTATCGCATCGAGTTCGGCCCCGGCGGCATGCAGACCGGGCGTGCCTTCAACGACAACTTCTACCTGAACAAAGGGGAGGAATACCTCGCGGGAAGCCAGCCATGGACCGCGATGGACGTGGATGCGCTGCATGCCTTCCACCTCCACTTCGTCCGCCTCTACGGGTGGGATGTTTACAAGAAGTGGTTCCGCGCCTACCAGGTCATCGAGGAGGACGCCGATGGACGTGCCCCGGAGTCCACGGAGGATCCGATCCGCATGCAGATGGTTTGCGCGCTGCTTTCCGCCTTCTGCGGCGAGAATCTCGTGCCGGAATTCCAGCGCTGGCGCATGCCGGTGACGGACGAGGACGTCGCAACCCTCACGAAGAAGCATCGCCTCGCCTCCGTGGTGAAGCGGGTGAATGCGGACTTTGCCCGTGAATTCACGAAAGGCGGCATCAACCTCGATCCCCTCAGCCTCGCCATCCGTCCGCAGCCCGGGAAGGAGTCGGTGACGATCTTCAGCATCTTCAGCGATCTGCCGAAGACGGAGGTGCGCTACTCCATCGATGGCTCCGCTCCCGCCCGATACACCGGCACGCCCGTGAAGGTCGCATCGAGCAAGACCATCGAGGCCTCGCTCCACGTCCCCGGCAAGCGCGATGCCATCCTGAAGACCCGCCGCACCATTCCGTGATCCCGCGGGCAGTCCTCACCCCGCCATTCCAAGCCTCATCATTCCATGAAATCGCGACTCGAGATTGATCGCCGGACCGGGAGCGGCTTTGCCCTCGTGACCACGCTGGTGATGATGATGCTGATCACCATCATCGCGGTCGGCACCATCAGCCTGTCCGCGGTCTCGCTGCGAAGCTCGACGCGTGGCGATGCCATGGCGGAGGCAAAGGCGAATGCGCGCCTGGCCCTCGGCCTCGCGATCGCCCAACTCCAGAAGCACACCGGCCCGGATCGCAGGGTCACCGCGCCCGCCGCCATCCTCGATCCCGGTGACGCCGTCGCGAACGAACGCTGGTGCGGCGTGTGGCGCACGGACGGCGGGACCACGCCCGGCGACCGCGATGCGGACTTCTCCGGATGGCTCGTCACCGATGACCACGACACGCCCGAAGTGGGTGACGCCCTGCGCGAGATCCCCGGCGAATCCGTGGCAATGCGAAAGGCCTCCGGAGCAAAGGAAGTGCGTGTGCCACTGCTCACCCTGCCCGGGGACGGCCGCCTCGGATGGTGGACTGAAGACGAGTCGCTGAAGGCCCGCGCCGACTTGCCGGACGTCCCTGCCACCACACCGGGCGACCGCACGGTGGCCCGCCACAGTGCCGCGCGGAATTCACCCGAGAGGCTTCCCGGAGTCGAAGGATTCGATCCAGCGGCGGAGAGCATCACGACGATCGTCACACCCGCGCAGCTCGGACTCGCGGCAAACAAGTGGCCGGAACCCCATGACCGCGACTTCACCACCTACTCCCGCTCGCTTCTGACGGATGCACGGAACGGCGGCATCAAACACGACCTGAACACCCTCTTCGAGCTGCCTGCCGACAAGATCACCGGCTTCGGCAAGTGGGAGGGCTCGTCCAGCACCGGCAGCCAGGAAGCCTACCTCTATGGGCAGGCCGGCATGGCGCTGGGTGCGCGCTGGAATCATCTCCACACCTACTACAATCTCTACAAGGACACTCACTTCAGCGGCGACGAGCCTCGCATCAGTCCGCACTCGCCGCTGATCGACTGGCACAAGGCGGACTCCGGCACCGACTACGGCGACGCCGGCGGCGGCTTCCGTTTCCCGCGCGTGGCAAAGGTGGTGTATCTCTTCTCCTACTCCGCCCGCAGCGAGAACAACCCGCAGCAGCCCTACACGCTGCAGATGATGGCGGACATCTACGTGACGCTGTGGAATCCTTTCGACGCCCGCATCGTCTTCCCCGCGAACACGACCTTCTTCGCCAAGTTCCACAAGCGCCTGCCGCTGAAATTCGACTGGCGCATCAATGGCAGCCCGATCGGCTCGCCCACGCTTGAGGACATGATCTCGGCAGGCTATTTCACCCAGTCTCCCTTCTACAATCACGCCGCGGGCAGCCAGTTTTCCATGGGTCCCGGCGAGACGCTGACCTTCTCCATCCGCAGGGGCACGAAGGAGTATCACCCCGGCATCGAATTCGAGGGTGGCATCTCGGGCGACCAGATCGGACCGAACAAGGCAAAGGTCCGCGGACGGGCCAGCGACCGCATCTCCGTGGGGCTCTCACCCACCGAGGTCGCGCAGACCGGCACGGGGAACAACTTCTCCCAGTACCTCGACTTCTGGATCTACGACACCTCGCGCGAGGTCCCCTACTATGAACATCGTGGCGAGATCCTGGCCACCAGCGACACGAAGTTCATCTCCTGGATGCCGGGGCTGGATCCCGCCAGCATCCCCACCCGTTCCTTCAGCCAGATCATCGGGAAAAAGCAGCCCTTCGCCGCCTTCATCATGGAACTGAAGACCGCGGAGGACAGCACGAATCCGATCAGCGCCTTCCTCAGCTCCGGCATCATGCGCCTGTCTTCCAAGATGCGCGGCGATCACACGTCCTTCGTCAACGAGCGCTTCGACTACCGCCTCGAGCCCGTCACCAGCTTTGACTCGGACGTGCTGCAGATCACCCACGCCGGGCACCCCGCCGGGGCGAACCACGGCTACACCGGCTCGGGCACAGGTCCGGGGAACGGCCAGACGCACGTGCTCGCGGCGTCCATCCCGACCGTTCCGCTCACTTCCCTCGCACAATTGCGCCACGCGGGAACCGGCGACAGTGCCTCGACCATCCGCGCCACGGTGTGGAATC
Above is a window of Luteolibacter flavescens DNA encoding:
- a CDS encoding family 20 glycosylhydrolase: MISTSHRPSVSLRAALLPIVAAIVPLTSFAEEARPAAAGIHLIPPVKTLVPAQGEFALSPATRIVCSNPELSPLAAILSREISTLCGITPAASAMPSRAGDISLHLDPALKGEAYTVKIDEQAEIRAGNYQALASATVTLLQLLRHEEPGKASLPRVQISDQPDLAFRSAMIDLGRKYHSVGGIKQVVQLCRFYKIRYLHLHLSDDQLFMFPSKRFSKAGKTNAEFARFEPAAQEKSEPYSREELVDLDRFAREHGVLIIPEIDLPGHSGRLIANEPRDFAMPGNGSTVHIANPKTCEAVEALLNEVMDVFQSGPYVHIGADEVSLAGLEETPEYRDALKKDPTLKTPHDLYCKFVNHLHSIVTKRGKKTLVWEEGWNPGGPYPLPKDAVVVVWSQGRNPVDIASSGYSIVNTTWTPLYIVRDNKKSPEFLHAWNPSLFGRENSEEYTHLEDTSKLIGAQLTSWENSEAIEIQSMRERLAIVAERCWDRSGATGDYASFRQRWEKTDAKLDLIVHPIAMEVDGKFTRDENTFSEPITVRLTSRKEGFTIRYTLDNTLPNSGWKDYEAPLAIDRTVFLRAGLFDRRGKQTGPLLGAWFRSEADAKR
- a CDS encoding M60 family metallopeptidase yields the protein MVTLKQSALWAMALAALPISHSAAQEKERTEERKGKHVSVSFRKDDWALLGERKDFIPFLDSTYLTMAELTNHRPPMTLRGYRDLGAWGTAGLDGVNIDWNFVPGLLTDFTKDKVEFGVLHEMGHVFDARNHGRWYITPSAGGETFANIKLSYAVECLLTDEAPYRIEFGPGGMQTGRAFNDNFYLNKGEEYLAGSQPWTAMDVDALHAFHLHFVRLYGWDVYKKWFRAYQVIEEDADGRAPESTEDPIRMQMVCALLSAFCGENLVPEFQRWRMPVTDEDVATLTKKHRLASVVKRVNADFAREFTKGGINLDPLSLAIRPQPGKESVTIFSIFSDLPKTEVRYSIDGSAPARYTGTPVKVASSKTIEASLHVPGKRDAILKTRRTIP
- a CDS encoding pilus assembly PilX N-terminal domain-containing protein — protein: MKSRLEIDRRTGSGFALVTTLVMMMLITIIAVGTISLSAVSLRSSTRGDAMAEAKANARLALGLAIAQLQKHTGPDRRVTAPAAILDPGDAVANERWCGVWRTDGGTTPGDRDADFSGWLVTDDHDTPEVGDALREIPGESVAMRKASGAKEVRVPLLTLPGDGRLGWWTEDESLKARADLPDVPATTPGDRTVARHSAARNSPERLPGVEGFDPAAESITTIVTPAQLGLAANKWPEPHDRDFTTYSRSLLTDARNGGIKHDLNTLFELPADKITGFGKWEGSSSTGSQEAYLYGQAGMALGARWNHLHTYYNLYKDTHFSGDEPRISPHSPLIDWHKADSGTDYGDAGGGFRFPRVAKVVYLFSYSARSENNPQQPYTLQMMADIYVTLWNPFDARIVFPANTTFFAKFHKRLPLKFDWRINGSPIGSPTLEDMISAGYFTQSPFYNHAAGSQFSMGPGETLTFSIRRGTKEYHPGIEFEGGISGDQIGPNKAKVRGRASDRISVGLSPTEVAQTGTGNNFSQYLDFWIYDTSREVPYYEHRGEILATSDTKFISWMPGLDPASIPTRSFSQIIGKKQPFAAFIMELKTAEDSTNPISAFLSSGIMRLSSKMRGDHTSFVNERFDYRLEPVTSFDSDVLQITHAGHPAGANHGYTGSGTGPGNGQTHVLAASIPTVPLTSLAQLRHAGTGDSASTIRATVWNHNVNVASPPYADQAIANSYAHPLLPADKSVSGDLLDHRYLGNEALWDHYFFSSLAPRNAGRFQSSESMAQAWRSFIAGEKALLNPRFTPWLDDRDADEIHGEIFESSGATEPRIDAYRRIAAHLMLEGGFNVNSTSVDAWHALLASTHGRSITRLKPGSGTNGDEAESAGALFSRTDVVLGGAADAGSDDLQSHYTGYRDLDDEQLRELAVKIVEQVRLRGPFLSMAEFVNRRLDRDPKLGLSGALQTAIDDAGLNDEVRDAGLPGSPSPGGAAMAFPEASALGTAAGTPGWLMQGDLLDPLGPNLVVRGDTFRIRGYGESRTSTGEVGARAWCEAVVQRLPGYLDGSESPDAYPPRQPLNETWGRRYRVVHFRWLTGAES